A DNA window from Phragmites australis chromosome 11, lpPhrAust1.1, whole genome shotgun sequence contains the following coding sequences:
- the LOC133885017 gene encoding uncharacterized protein LOC133885017, with the protein MDYQGTNLRDFLQTNGRVVLQRVDNNYSLRYFTENEIRHITNGYCTMLGKGAFGEVYKGMLDDQSSVAVKRYIHGTRKEEFAKEVIVHSQINHKNVVRLLGCCTEENALMIVMECISNGNLYNILHCSNTDGHVGRVPFPLVKRLDIAIEVAEVLWCMHSMYSPVLHGDIKPSNILLDEDLVPKISDFGIARLLCANGAQHTKNIIGSIGYLDPAFCENGILTPKSDVYSFGVVLLELITRKKAVDGTIILAQSFTEACEKGKKVMFDEEINDTKNMKFLGDIGKLATKCLRRDVKTRPEMVEVATNLRMIRKCMQGEQGNISQQNTSLPNNSISPKEVGSAAHQFGNLNIFTQEEMKKMTRNYSMTFREEFRERLYSGVLTKGHPVIVKQLITRSETDREMFLKTMRILSQKNHKNVANVVGFHLGESISECVYESCCGLSQSNDGSISLSNRNLYETICSREKLPLHIRLSIAVQCAEGLVHIHSLVAENPESRGTGLSGNLRSTNIFLDNNFVPKVFNANLSTFLGLSVVQRYAVSVIRIYEHESKKYYSDPMDVSGQLFNPKSDVYSFGVILLELVTWKTVRYMSDGRAHVLTTDILGTCRTDHNATNIFGKKVYDEQGGCFLHEAIAIAVECLELDLQRRPEMSDVLSRLRIIAEAQSIRSKLMGTQNEISHDNKPSQHLAPTHVNNAAKTLPTPASTISMDKLKKITRNFSHDVLIGEGSHTKVFFGVLKDGRKSAVKKLDSNEDILVQIPAISGMSKHENVIELLGYYFKEKIRVLAYEYAPRGSLHDILHGKKGVKGAQPGPPLSWVQRVKIAVSAAKGLQFLHETVDPPIIHTNIKSSNILLFDDDVAKIGDLGVSRIVVYDYGYTSLRRPYDYEYEYEYEAPECLMTGQYSIKSDIYRFGVVLLELLTGRKLVDHTLPRGQMGLVTWATPRLSKEKVKQCIDPRLGGGYPPKAVAKMAAVAALCIQYEADFRPSMSIVVSALSPLLQSTSSNHPSIGEAPGV; encoded by the exons ATGGATTACCAAGGAACCAATCTTAGAGATTTCCTTCAAACTAATGGGCGAGTGGTGCTTCAAAGAGTGGACAACAACTATAGCCTGAGATATTTCACAGAAAATGAGATACGGCACATCACCAATGGATATTGCACTATGCTGGGAAAAGGGGCATTCGGTGAGGTCTACAAAGGAATGCTGGATGATCAGTCCTCAGTTGCAGTAAAGAGATATATACATGGGACCCGGAAAGAGGAATTTGCCAAGGAGGTGATAGTGCACTCTCAAATAAACCACAAGAATGTTGTTAGACTCTTGGGCTGCTGCACGGAGGAAAATGCTCTAATGATTGTCATGGAGTGTATCTCCAATGGAAACCTCTACAACATCCTTCATTGCAGCAACACTGATGGCCACGTCGGTCGTGTTCCCTTCCCTTTGGTCAAACGTTTAGACATTGCTATTGAGGTTGCTGAAGTACTATGGTGCATGCATTCGATGTATAGTCCCGTTCTTCATGGTGACATCAAACCTTCTAATATACTGTTAGACGAAGATCTTGTACCAAAGATATCAGATTTTGGAATAGCAAGGTTGCTTTGTGCTAATGGGGCTCAACACACCAAAAATATCATTGGTTCCATTGGTTATCTGGATCCTGCATTCTGCGAGAATGGAATTCTAACCCCAAAGAGTGATGTTTACAGCTTTGGAGTGGTTTTGCTGGAACTTATCACCAGAAAGAAAGCAGTTGATGGGACCATTATTCTTGCTCAAAGTTTCACTGAGGCCTGTGAAAAAGGGAAGAAGGTGATGTTTGATGAGGAAATCAACGATACAAAAAACATGAAGTTTCTTGGAGACATTGGGAAGCTAGCAACTAAATGCTTGAGGAGGGATGTCAAAACACGTCCTGAAATGGTTGAAGTAGCGACCAATCTAAGGATGATTAGAAAATGTATGCAGGGAGAACAAGGAAATATTAGTCAGCAGAATACTAGTTTGCCAAACAACTCAATTTCCCCAAAGGAAGTAGGGTCAGCAGCTCACCAATTTGGCAATCTGAATATCTTCACACAAGAGGaaatgaagaagatgacaagAAACTACAGCATGACCTTTAGGGAAGAGTTTCGTGAACGTCTATACAGTGGAGTCCTTACCAAGGGCCATCCAGTTATAGTAAAACAACTTATAACACGTTCAGAAACTGACAGAGAGATGTTTCTGAAGACTATGCGCATATTGAGTCAAAAGAATCACAAAAACGTCGCGAATGTTGTTGGCTTCCACTTAGGGGAATCCATTTCAGAGTGTGTATATGAATCTTGCTGTGGTTTATCCCAGTCAAACGATGGTTCCATATCACTGTCTAACAGAAACCTTTATGAGACTATCTGCTCCAGGGAAAAACTTCCTCTTCATATACGTTTGTCGATAGCAGTCCAGTGCGCAGAGGGCCTGGTTCATATCCATTCATTAGTAGCCGAAAATCCTGAATCACGTGGCACTGGCCTCTCTGGAAATTTGAGGTCTACCAATATATTTTTGGACAACAACTTCGTGCCAAAAGTCTTTAACGCTAACTTATCAACATTTCTTGGCCTTTCAGTTGTGCAGCGATATGCGGTATCTGTTATTCGTATTTATGAGCACGAATCAAAAAAGTATTATTCAGATCCAATGGATGTTTCTGGTCAGCTGTTCAACCCCAAATCTGATGTTTATAGTTTTGGAGTTATTCTTTTGGAACTCGTCACTTGGAAGACAGTAAGATACATGTCTGATGGAAGAGCTCACGTGCTTACAACAGACATCCTTGGTACTTGTAGAACAGACCATAATGCAACAAATATATTTGGCAAGAAGGTTTACGATGAACAAGGAGGGTGCTTTCTACATGAGGCCATTGCCATTGCAGTTGAGTGCTTAGAACTTGATCTCCAAAGGCGGCCAGAGATGAGTGATGTACTTTCCCGTCTCCGGATCATCGCTGAAGCTCAGAGTATCAGAAGCAAACTCATGGGTACACAAAACGAAATCTCTCA CGACAATAAACCTAGCCAACACTTGGCCCCTACCCATGTCAACAACGCTGCTAAAACTCTGCCAACTCCTGCATCGACCATTTCCATGGACAAACTGAAGAAAATAACCAGGAACTTCAGTCATGATGTTCTAATAGGAGAAGGCTCACACACAAAAGTTTTCTTCGGGGTGCTTAAAGATGGACGAAAATCTGCGGTGAAGAAACTAGATTCTAATGAAGACATTCTAGTGCAG ATTCCAGCTATTTCAGGAATGTCGAAGCATGAAAATGTTATCGAACTTCTTGGATATTATTTCAAAGAGAAAATTCGTGTTCTTGCTTATGAGTACGCACCAAGGGGCTCCTTGCATGATATTCTTCATG GTAAGAAGGGTGTCAAGGGAGCCCAACCAGGACCACCTCTGTCATGGGTGCAGCGTGTGAAGATTGCTGTAAGTGCTGCAAAAGGGCTTCAGTTCCTCCATGAGACGGTGGATCCTCCTATCATCCACACCAACATCAAGTCCAGCAACATACTTCTCTTTGATGATGATGTTGCAAAAATAGGTGACCTCGGTGTCTCAAGGATTGTGGTCTATGACTACGGTTATACCTCTCTTCGTCGTCCGTATGAttatgaatatgaatatgaatatgaagCACCTGA GTGCTTAATGACAGGACAGTATAGCATAAAGAGCGATATCTACAGGTTTGGGGTTGTACTGTTGGAACTTTTAACCGGTCGTAAATTAGTTGATCATACACTGCCGCGTGGCCAGATGGGCCTTGTGACATGG GCTACACCAAGGCTTAGCAAAGAAAAGGTGAAACAATGCATAGATCCAAGGCTTGGAGGAGGATACCCACCCAAGGCTGTCGCCAAG ATGGCTGCTGTTGCTGCGCTGTGCATTCAGTACGAGGCGGACTTCCGGCCCAGCATGAGCATCGTCGTTAGTGCTCTGAGCCCGTTACTGCAAAGCACGTCAAGTAATCACCCCAGCATTGGTGAAGCACCTGGAGTGTGA
- the LOC133885746 gene encoding peroxidase 2-like, which translates to MAMATCNLAVLLLVAAAALSTPSLAQSPPLRYNFYNSSCPQAEATVRSVTEAIIRNDLTMGAAFVRLFFHDCFVRGCDASILLDPSSSNPSTEKRAIPLQGYDAVNQIKAAVEAVCPNVVSCADILAFAARDSAVVSGGFTSFAMPSGRRDGTVSNFFDVLQHIPSPTFKLQDLINNFAAKGMSVDDLVTLSGAHSFGQAHCSFFNGRLYPTVDPTMDATFAAALKTVCPPPGSNGGNPVVNNNNVTDPNKLSNQYYSNVIYGKVLFKSDQQLLSRTDTAAKVAGNSADPAAWMGRFAAALVKMGGIQVLTGTAGQVRKLCYATNR; encoded by the exons ATGGCGATGGCGACATGCAACCTGGccgtgctgctgctggtggCTGCTGCTGCGCTGAGCACGCCGTCGCTGGCGCAGTCGCCGCCGCTGCGATACAACTTCTACAACTCCTCGTGCCCGCAAGCCGAGGCGACGGTGCGCAGCGTCACCGAGGCGATTATCAGAAATGATCTCACCATGGGCGCCGCCTTCGTGCGCCTcttcttccacgactgcttcgtcagG GGCTGCGACGCCTCCATTCTTCTTGACCCGAGCAGCAGCAACCCGTCGACGGAGAAGAGGGCGATCCCGCTGCAAGGGTACGACGCAGTGAACCAGATCAAGGCGGCCGTGGAGGCCGTCTGCCCCAAcgtcgtctcctgcgccgacatcCTCGCCTTCGCGGCGCGCGACTCCGCGGTCGTCTCCGGCGGCTTCACCAGCTTCGCCATGCCCTCGGGCCGCCGCGACGGGACCGTCTCCAACTTCTTCGACGTGTTGCAGCACATCCCTTCCCCGACCTTCAAGCTCCAGGACCTCATCAACAACTTCGCCGCCAAGGGCATGAGCGTGGACGACCTCGTCACGCTCTCCGGCGCGCACTCCTTCGGGCAGGCGCACTGCTCCTTCTTCAACGGCCGGCTGTACCCCACCGTGGACCCGACCATGGACGCCACCTTCGCCGCCGCGCTGAAGACGGTGTGCCCGCCGCCGGGCAGCAACGGGGGCAACCCGGTGGTGAACAACAACAACGTGACGGACCCGAACAAGCTGAGCAACCAGTACTACAGCAACGTGATCTACGGGAAGGTGCTCTTCAAGTCGGACCAGCAACTCCTGAGCAGAACCGACACGGCGGCCAAGGTGGCCGGCAACTCCGCCGACCCTGCCGCGTGGATGGGGCGGTTCGCAGCGGCGCTGGTGAAGATGGGCGGCATCCAGGTGCTCACCGGGACTGCCGGCCAGGTCAGGAAGCTCTGCTACGCCACCAACCGCTAG